From the Pseudorasbora parva isolate DD20220531a chromosome 2, ASM2467924v1, whole genome shotgun sequence genome, the window ACACTTTTTCACAAAGTGTGTTACCCCTGTGCAAATTTGCGTTTGTCAGGTCATGGAGTCTTTGAGAAGTGACGTATTGTAATCTGGTGATTGTCCGCTTTGGTCAATTTCTGTCGATGCAGTGTGAACTGGCCTATAAAACTTCTTTGGTACTCTCTACAGTATTTAATATCTAGTCTCACGTTTATCtaacaatacaaatataaatacataaagtgAACCATAACAATTTTTAGATaatattaaaagttaaagagtaaAAGCATTTCTATATtcctatattttttttataaaggaGAGCAATAGTATTTAAGACTATACTTGCCTGTCTACAGCTCAATGACCCCATAGTATGATGTCTGAATCAGAAAATACGCATGAATGCAGTGTAATCCCATGACCTGGCTGCCCTTTTTATGGGTTATGGTCTCCTCATCCCAGACATGTGAGGGAGCATTATGTAACTCGAGACAGATTAAACCTCTTCTGATTGCTTCAATCAACACTTTCTGGTTTAGTCTGGTAATGAATATGGCCAAAACTGTGACGCCCCCTCCCCCCCAATTATTGAACGTTATGAATGAAAAATGTCAATATAGTGCActgttaataaaatgtaaatgttaaacaGGTACACATGAAAATTAATGAACTTGATGGTCATTGAAGTAAGGCACAAGGCTAAAAGAGACTCTCTCTGAATGACCCACTAACCTAGAAACTGGGCTATAGCGAGAACAAACTGGATCTTTTCCCTTGTGCTCAAATATAGGTCAGGAGTGCAACAGGCATCACGAGAGAGATAGAATCAGAAAGGGAATTATAGGGTTTGCTAAAAATAGAGAGGTGAGGGATGAAACAAAAACAGGGAAAATTGGGGTTTGGATACTTGCAGACATTTTATGGAGTGCCAGATACACAAACACAGAGGAGCTTTCCAAGACACcctaacaaaaaataaacaaaaaggcTCATTGCCAATTTCTGATTTATCTGGGATTATAGTCTAATATGTCATACTTGTGAATGAATCACTTGATACAGTTCCTTTTAGTGATTCAGTCAAATCAAGCAGTTTAGATTTCACACGAATGCCAATGATTATTTAAGTCTTTCAATGAGCAGAGCACTGTTGCATGCATTTATGGAATGCAACTACAATACGTGCTATTTCATTTAATTAGAAATGTAATTATTAAAAATTGATCTGCTACTGTGCATCCTTTCATAGAAGATTGAAAGAAGCAATTCATGAAAATACTAAGTGGATGAGTTTACTCAACCACACCCATGAGTCATTAAAAAGTATTGTCTCctcaacaaatatttaaaatctttGGGGCACCAACAACCAAACCATCCTAAAGACTCTGACTTGACACACCTGTTTCTGTTACTCAAAACTGCTATGTATCATGTGACAATGACATATGGAATAatgaaatcatttataataactGAACTCACTGGATGACCTGCAATTAGCCAAGTTTAAAACTGTAATGAGCCAATAAAACTCGCTTTCACTCTTGCCCTATATATAGGACATGGGTTATATTTGCGCTTTCATCAGGGAAGAAATAGCATGTCTGGCCCACTGTAGTCTTAACTTGGGCGAGGTCTGGAAACTATCATTCAACTCAAATGTTTCATGTGTTGCTTTACAGCTGTTTCAGTAATGGAAATAATGGCAGAAGGCGGGGGTGCTGGATTTCTTTGTGACCATGTAATTGACCCCGGGGCAGAATGTAATATTCGGCACGTGGGACGGgagctctttttttttgtctctggATTCCACGCCTGAGTTTATCTCCTCCAGTAGGAGGAGGGCAGGAATTGAACAAGCAGGAGGAGTTCCAGGCCAACTCTTTCTATAAACACACTCATATCATCCtcttatgaaaaaaaaaatgctttgacCAAGTCCATGTGCTTCACCAGTCACATGTGCTCTCTTGCCCCACAAAACTAAACGGTAATTCGCCTCTCCCTGTAAGCCACATCGTCACAATAATGGCACGCCTCCTCCCAACCGTCCTTTCTATTTCACTTGAAGAAATCCACAGatttaatgtttattgcttAAAGAGGTCAATACACTTAGTCACATTTAAACACCGTAACCTAACAATCCAACAATGACACTACACTTGtatgaaaacataaaaacataaaatgtgttttaatgtgtAGCAATCTGAAAGATTTATCTGCACAATTTAACACTCAGAGAACTGGCACCACCAatgttttcatatatatatatatatatatatatatatatatatatatatatatatatatatatatatatatatatatatatatatatatatatatatataaaatgtgtctgtgtgttgctAAAGCAATATGCAAGATTTTGCTGCGCAGATCTGTAAACTGGCAGAAGCTTTGTTCTTTGTTATGGCAGACGAGGGTGTGCTTTCTTCAGGTTTATGACCTACATTCTGCTCTGGCACACAAAGCAGTTCGTCTGATGCCCCCTGATGCTTTTAAGAccctgtgtttttgttttgtttttctttcattAAGACTTCTCATTTCTCTCCATTATGTAACTCTTTACGCAAAGAAGGCATTATGTCAGAAGaaaaaggcaaggcaagttgTCAAGCAATCCCACATCCACAAATTGTCGGCTGATCATGCATGCCATATGATGCATGTTTGCTTactatgtaatatattttattgaacCTAAAATATGTGATCCAAAAGCTTAtgatataaaacataaatatgcaTTATGCATACTATTTAAAGCATACACCAGGTGTATCAGAACAacgaaaacaaaaaatgtaacttattaaatattatacttGATGTTGTAATAAACTTAGAAATTACATATGTCAATTGTAGTGtataaaaatttaataaaagatAAGGACCTCAGTAAATTAGTTCACAACCAGCTGCTGGAAACtctaagaataaaataaataaataaataagttaacAATTAAGTTTATTAATAATCAGTACAGCCTATATACAAATACGATGCCAGGGCTTTACATTAGGGAGTCTGACCACCATCATTAATGCACAACACTAAATACAACAGTAACGGCAAAAGTTACTAAATAACTGCTATCGCTTGCTTACCGGCAAACATGGTAAATGTCGAAGAATTCGCACTGTGCACAAAATAAAATCCTGATGCATAAAGTAAACGAGAATTTAGTCCAATAATTGCATGGTTTccgacatttacattttacatgcaATGAAAGTTGCATTTGGTTGCCAACTGGTTTGCTCCTGTCTGTATACCAGGAAAGAGTTAACAGGTCTGATTCCTCTAACGTAAACAACCGCGGTAACCTTTACCGAGCACGGCTACACGTGACAGCGAGAAGTGTGTCCGGGATTTTTCCTCTCAAACCGCCGCATTAACTTCCTAACCCAGTTGGATTTGAACACTTTTATTAGGATGCCATTGGCAAACATTATTCAATAACATAACATCAAGACATTTCCAGCGATATGATGTAATAATATGTGTTGGTCTTTTAATCCAAGTCATAATGGTGCGCGCGCAGCTGAACTAACTGTAAATCTAGTAcatatgtttgttttattgttatttaaatgctCTGAATAAAACAGAGCAATATCATTACTAAACATGGTTAATGGTTCAGATATTCATAGAAAAAACTTTTATCTACGGTGAATGAATGTACATGGTGGTGACATAGCTACATTATTTAATGGGCACCGAGTGCTAGATGTCCTGTCAACAGTCGCGAGGGGTCCTGGCCTCGCCTTAACATTGCGAACACGCACACTGAGCAACATCCGAATCTGTAATGAGCATGCGTAAGCACattaaacacaaactaatgccaTTGTATGCAAGTGAGCTTGGGCCATTGCATTACAAATATGATTCTCTGATTAATTCAAATCTAATTTCGCAGCGCGCAAAATTTCCGCAGGATCACCTCTTACGCAGACGCATCAGCCATGCAGTTGTAAACATACAGTGTGTGTGCCTCAAAAAGTAGTAAAGCAAACGTACCTTTTGTGGCTTTTGTGTGTATCCAAGAAATTTGGCGCCCGGTGATTATTATTAGTCTCTTTGTATCAGCCTCAATGTCTTGAATGAACAGGCGAGGTGATCCACACACGCTCTCTACACGCTGTGTCCAGTACGCACGGATTCCGCAGCCCGTGTGTTTTTGCCCTGGTTCCCTGTGTTATGTTGGCGAGGCGCTCCAGTATCCTGCCGCTAGCTGCTTCTGTTTAGAAATGTATGTTAGTAGGTCAGTGGTTGCATAACAGGACGCTTCGGGTGCCTCGTCACGTTTTGTTTCTCTCTTTTGCCCCCACCTCCCTCCGTCCCTCCCTCACCCCCTCACCCGAAAGCCCGTGAGCGCATAACTGGGAGGGATCGGGCAGTCCGCCAGACCTACTCTCAGATATAGGACGGTGTGATGTTCGTAATAAGATTGACATGTTGGCTAGGAAACACGTAGCTGTTAATTAAGCTTGCATGCAACTTTCCACTTGCACTATTAAATATGTTAGAAATGTAATCGGTACATAACACCCTTCttcacattttttaattgtgGTTGCTAAAAATACAAATGCATTGCGAAGGCATTGGCCCTTCCATTAACACAAAAGCTAAATTAATTTAGCTGCATGTCTGGGTGAATCCAGAGACAGGATTATGTCTAATAATATATGTATGACAGTAAGTAAATGTCTGGGTCAAAATTCACCACAAAaccagtttttttgtttttgtttttgcaagAAAATAGAGGGTGTTTTGAAGAAGGTCAATCCtgaacttttacttttaatactgtGTGTACATAGTTAAATACATAGCCAAGGTTTTTTTATTGATGTCTTATTTTATTGCAGCATTTTAACAagaaaacaatgtttttaaaattatttttctatGATTTCTACTTTACAGATTTTTCATATTAGAAGGAGGGAAAACTTAtcaatttatttctttttttttggggggggggggggtattttatgttatttattgtttttttattaatttaatttgattttcaaaaaagtatttgattttatatatatatatatatatatatatatatatatatatatatatatatatatatatatatatatatatatatatataaacatattttacattttattttatgattttttttttggagaaatATGACCTATACaataatatatttctcaatgATGGAAATCACTGATACAATTTGTGGTGACCTTGAACTTGGCCCACTATCCCCTCCCCCATACCTTCTTGCCTTTATCCCCCCTATCCCACCCCGCCCAGCATCGTCTGGAAGAGGTTTCCAAGGCAACCGTCGCGCTACCCACCTAACGTCAAACCCAACCTCTCTTTGAATGGCAGAGTGATGAAGATCAGTTAGTCAGGGGTCAGTAGATTAGTGGAACAGGGCTGTCAAGGAGGGGAATTAACCGGGAAGCAGGGATGTTTGCTAGTGAAGAAGGCTCATAAACACTGAAGCTCAAGAAAAGCTTTGTGTCTTGTTTTAGAGTCCAGCTCCTTAAATAGACTCTCACAGCTATTTATATCCTCTGACATCACCAGAAAGGTCTCAGAGGAGCTCAGTTATCTGGGGATTTGGGTATATTTGGCGTCAGATGCTTATTCTTAGAGTAAAGGAAGTACAGGGACATGTCAAGAATGTAATTTGACTTTGAATCAGGTGATGTCGTACAAATCTTTGTGTGTCATATAATTTGGCTAATACCCTGCATTGTAAGTGCATATGCGCTGATTggaaatacaaaattatttgcTGACCTCTTGTGGAGTGTGCTAGTGTTGCAACAACAAACGCGTGATGCGTTATTATCGACCTGTACAATATACTGTATGTTGAAAAATAAGAATTACAGTAGAAAATAAGTATAATTCAattatataattgtatattttataattgACTTTTGATTGTCTGTAAATAggatttatttcattttaattaattcttcATCATCTACACACTGTTAATCATTTACCCAACAATCTTCGAAGaaacatcttaaaaatatacataacaATCTACAACACATAGGCCTATAACTTTATTGAATTAGGAACTTTGCATgtgatttttaattattaggaAACTGCTTTCTCACGAACAACAGCCAGGTTGGGTATATTGAGACATCTAAGGTGTCATTGCCTCTAGGGATTTTATTATTACTGTTAAATCTTGATGAATACCAAGAAGAGGTAATAGTCTGTGAAAATAGCTTATGTGTACATGCCAACCTGTCTAATTCTGGGAATTTGACTAATTCAGAGAATTGTTCTCACAACAGAATGCAAGAGAACTGATGTTTCAAAATAGCATTGTAAAACCGCTGTTGGGTTTTACCTCAAAACAATTAAACATACTCactaactgtgtgtgtgtgtgtgtgtgtgtgtgtgtgtgtgtgtgtgtttattagtgttgtcaaatcAAACTTGTCAAagtgattaatcacatctaataaaggtttgtgtgtatatttttatattttcgacactttgacctgagcatgttttgcttctgtgttttttttctttaattgcttaTGCGACTTTTTagaccacagactgaacaaaatgaagcattgttTGGCCATTGGTTAACCTAAATTGGttttatctaattgtgtacttaaatgtAAAAGCTGACAGCTGATTAGTTAGCTGTAATCCATTACATgttacctttctatcaaagttatcttaATTTcttctgacacagtttaactctgatttcttgttatattgtaatACCATCTTCTAAACTATACTGAATAAATGGTGATACTGTGAAAAAATGTTAAAGGGGAATACATTCTATTTTgtgtacatatatacacatacacacaaagcaGAGGTAAATATTGTATAATAATATCAGATGCACAAGAGAACAGTTCCAATATTTATTCACACAAACATATAATGTATTTACTGTACAAATACACAATAACTCACAAGACAACATAAATTTCACTAAAAAGGCAAGTAACAGTGTAGTTCAAATTATAATATCCTTATCTGGACAATGGCAGATAATTGATCTGTATGAAAAAAAGACAATGATGCAGTCACTCAGTGCGGAGTTGCTACTGGTTCATGACAATAAACAATTAATTCCATAATTTGCCTCTTCCTGGTGTGTCCCGTTCTGCTTTAATCAGGATATATGTTGCAAAACAAAAACGTTTCTTACACTTCATTCATGAGCTCACAGCAGTCGCAGTATAAATCTGTAAAACCACAGGAGGAAGATTACAGTGCGATGATGACTATCGGTCTCACTGCATATCTCATCTCGCTAACTGACAAGTGTTTAAGTAGTGTTGGCACGTGATAGAGGAATGACGTTACGACAGAGGATTCTATGCTTCAATTACATTTACAGTGACAGACAGCTTTGTGTATGCAGACATTGTTTTACCACCTGAGGTGTTTTTGAGCAAGATCACAGTGTTTGAGGCAAAAGGAGAAACTGAACTAATTGAGGTGAGGTGTTGTAGCTGATGTGTCTCGATACCACTGGAATGCTCGTCACAGTCCTGAATGAGATTTGAAGGAAAAAAAGCCATTATCCACCTTATTTTTTACGTTAAAGCAGGGGCTGCCTTTTTAACTCGAATGTGCAAGGATTCTGGTGTCATTCGCTTCCAGTTCTTTTAGATGTACAAAAACAGTCGTTACGGTGCTTGATATTGCAAACCGGTGttatcatattttatttattataatcaaAGAGATTTCTTATCTTGTGATTCTTTTACTTATTTACTTATAGTGACTAATGAATCATAAATCTTGCACAATAACTGAAAATTTCTGCGTTGCAAAATAAGGTGGATATGCAAGGTCCGTTTGGTTCTGACTGAGTGTGAAGAGGTAGTGATGCACATGCTGCTTTCTTAAATTCATGATCTATGGATGTTCACGAGTTCCGACTGCTCAAACCTTTACAGTTTCTAATTAGTTTTGGTGAGCAACTGCTCAGAAAAGAGCTTTTTGAGCTGGGCCACCTCCTCGCTGAGAGAGCTGAGCTGAGATTTGAGCATGCTGTTCTCGGCCTGGTATTGCGATTCGTTTGGGTTCATGTTGTGGCTGTAATTtctgtgctgctgctgctgtggtgGTAGTGTGACTTTTCGGGTGTCTTCTCCCTCTTGCTGTGTCCAGTAACCCGCTCCTTCGCTTGTACCCGAAAGGCTGTGAACTCTTGCGCCCCCCGTGGGCAGGACTGGACTTTGCCGTTCTCCGGGATTGTCGCACTCTGCGCCGCCCGGAGTCTTGAACCTCAGCTTGTGCGGAAGGCTCTTCATACCATCCATCGGCTCCATCCGGTTGGATGACATGGTGATGTGTCCCATGGCTAAAACATCAGTTGGAGAGTGATGGGACTCATAGCCAAGCTCATCTGCTTGATGCGGGGACAACTTTCCATGGTCGCTCAGTCTGTCCTCAAAGAAGACGGGACTACCGACACTGGACCCACCAGGCGTGGAGAAACCCGAATCTTCAGACATACTGCTCGTATCTCTATTGCTTCGCCCAGATTGTGGCCCATTTTGAGCAGGGGACAGATTTGACAGCATTGGACCAGCATGGTGAGCGCCATCCCCACGTGGAAGGTAGTAATGCGGCGCTGAATGCTGTGGGACGCAGGTTCCTGTCGTGAGCGGAAGTATGGATGCATTCGAAGGATCTTTAATGAGGCCGAAGCGGAATTTCAGTGCAAGCAGTTCTGCTCGTAACCTGGCGTTCTCCTCGAGCAACGCCAGCACGCGGTTTTCCAGTACCATGTCATTGACGCGGCGCTTCTCGCGAGAACGCTTCGCAGCTTCGTTGTTTTTCTTGCGCTTGTCCCAGTAGCCCTCATCCTTCTTCTCGTGAGGAATGAACTCCC encodes:
- the nfil3-6 gene encoding nuclear factor, interleukin 3 regulated, member 6 produces the protein MMFEETSHEMREQNAGVLKAIDPSTSTGLLGLNVAAPSSTMSFTDEAVSILTSSSLLARSLLGRTSALKREDPTPANANSARRKREFIPHEKKDEGYWDKRKKNNEAAKRSREKRRVNDMVLENRVLALLEENARLRAELLALKFRFGLIKDPSNASILPLTTGTCVPQHSAPHYYLPRGDGAHHAGPMLSNLSPAQNGPQSGRSNRDTSSMSEDSGFSTPGGSSVGSPVFFEDRLSDHGKLSPHQADELGYESHHSPTDVLAMGHITMSSNRMEPMDGMKSLPHKLRFKTPGGAECDNPGERQSPVLPTGGARVHSLSGTSEGAGYWTQQEGEDTRKVTLPPQQQQHRNYSHNMNPNESQYQAENSMLKSQLSSLSEEVAQLKKLFSEQLLTKTN